From the genome of Streptococcus lutetiensis, one region includes:
- a CDS encoding DUF1934 domain-containing protein, whose amino-acid sequence MKLHIKNKIDLDGQVELVEQSYPVKLTEKNGHIYLTYTNEEKETVMLKCNDQELIMTRFSTPKSIMRFHRETPALVTIPTPVGLQHLQTQTSVYELDTKEQNLKIHYQLKQLEGDSVFANYQLEIKWL is encoded by the coding sequence ATGAAACTTCATATTAAAAATAAAATTGATTTAGATGGACAAGTTGAGTTAGTTGAGCAATCATATCCAGTTAAATTAACAGAAAAAAATGGTCATATCTATCTCACTTATACCAATGAAGAAAAAGAAACGGTTATGCTGAAGTGTAATGACCAAGAATTGATTATGACACGTTTTTCAACGCCAAAATCAATCATGCGATTTCATCGTGAAACGCCAGCTTTAGTTACTATTCCGACACCTGTTGGTTTGCAACATTTGCAAACACAAACAAGTGTTTATGAGTTGGATACGAAAGAGCAAAATCTTAAAATCCATTATCAGTTAAAACAGCTCGAAGGGGATAGTGTTTTTGCTAATTATCAGCTAGAAATCAAGTGGCTGTAA
- a CDS encoding sulfite exporter TauE/SafE family protein translates to MTNELILRLIQFFLVFLIVWIFVSILYQAKKNRVNLKEKFWTGLWIGYVTDLLDTLGIGTFATSTALFKATKLVKDDKKIPATLATAHGIPVMIEALCFITIVKVELPTLLAMATASFTGACVGTRVTKNWETRRVQRVLGTLLIVAAMIMIYRMFASPGSGANEGVRGLHGILLLVGVCFNFVIGMLTTMGLGNYAPELIFFSMVGINPSVALPVMMLDAAVILSGSTREFIKSERVNWSGVLGIIIGGSFGVLTAAFFLSQLDINNFKILIILIAIFTGITLLRSSVIKR, encoded by the coding sequence ATGACAAATGAACTGATTTTACGTTTGATTCAATTTTTTTTGGTATTTTTGATTGTATGGATTTTTGTAAGTATTCTTTATCAAGCCAAGAAAAATAGAGTTAATTTAAAAGAAAAATTTTGGACTGGTCTTTGGATAGGTTACGTGACAGATTTGCTTGATACTCTTGGAATTGGAACATTTGCGACCAGTACCGCACTTTTTAAAGCGACTAAGCTTGTGAAGGATGATAAGAAAATTCCAGCGACTCTAGCAACAGCTCATGGAATTCCTGTGATGATTGAGGCGCTTTGCTTTATCACAATTGTCAAAGTTGAATTGCCAACTCTTCTGGCAATGGCTACAGCTTCTTTTACAGGCGCCTGTGTTGGAACACGTGTTACCAAAAATTGGGAAACGCGCCGAGTTCAAAGAGTTCTAGGCACTTTATTGATTGTAGCTGCAATGATTATGATTTATCGCATGTTTGCAAGTCCTGGCAGTGGGGCTAACGAAGGTGTCAGAGGTCTACATGGCATCCTTTTACTTGTTGGGGTGTGTTTTAATTTTGTGATTGGAATGTTAACAACGATGGGGCTTGGAAATTACGCACCTGAGTTGATTTTCTTTTCTATGGTCGGTATTAATCCATCAGTAGCTCTTCCTGTCATGATGCTTGATGCAGCAGTTATTTTATCTGGAAGTACGAGAGAATTTATCAAATCCGAACGTGTCAATTGGTCAGGAGTTCTAGGTATTATTATTGGGGGATCTTTTGGTGTTTTGACAGCAGCATTTTTCCTCAGTCAGCTAGATATTAATAACTTTAAAATCCTGATTATTCTTATTGCTATTTTTACAGGAATTACCTTACTTCGTTCATCAGTAATTAAGCGTTAA
- a CDS encoding IS30 family transposase, with protein MQNYYTPKSKHLTLTERRMIERWLQEGLSNREIARRLAKAPQTIHNEVKRGQVRQQVRKGKFEVIYSADFAQKAYQNNRKRSVKQVSLTKGLKGKITHYIEQKYSPEMMVKSKGIPVPISTIYYWIHHGHLGLTKADMLYPRQEKAKKKHASPNFKPAGKSIEERPESINKRENIGDFEIDTVIQTRAKNECLLTLTDRKSRYQIIRLIPDKSAVSVNQALKAILKDYQMNSITADNGAEFSRLAEVFDPTHIYYAHPYSSWERGTNENHNRLIRRWLPKGSKNATQQQVAFIENWINNYPKKLFNYKSPKEFLQTG; from the coding sequence ATGCAAAACTATTATACACCAAAAAGTAAACATTTAACACTAACTGAACGTAGAATGATTGAACGTTGGCTTCAAGAAGGGCTCTCAAATCGTGAAATCGCTAGGAGATTAGCTAAAGCTCCTCAAACCATTCACAACGAAGTCAAACGTGGTCAGGTTAGACAACAAGTGCGTAAAGGAAAATTTGAAGTGATCTACTCAGCTGATTTTGCTCAAAAAGCCTATCAAAACAATCGCAAACGTTCTGTTAAACAAGTCTCCCTAACCAAGGGACTCAAAGGAAAGATAACTCACTACATCGAACAGAAATACTCTCCCGAGATGATGGTAAAGTCAAAAGGGATACCTGTTCCCATCTCCACCATTTACTACTGGATTCATCATGGACACTTAGGATTGACCAAGGCTGATATGCTTTATCCTCGACAAGAGAAAGCTAAGAAAAAGCATGCTAGTCCCAATTTTAAGCCAGCTGGAAAGTCTATTGAGGAACGACCAGAAAGCATTAATAAGCGTGAGAATATCGGTGATTTTGAAATTGATACGGTTATTCAAACACGGGCAAAAAACGAGTGTCTGTTGACTCTAACCGATAGAAAGAGTCGTTATCAAATCATTCGACTCATTCCCGATAAGTCCGCGGTTTCAGTCAATCAAGCTCTGAAAGCAATCCTCAAGGATTATCAAATGAACTCTATCACAGCTGATAACGGGGCTGAGTTCAGTCGTTTAGCAGAAGTTTTTGACCCTACTCATATCTATTATGCCCACCCGTATTCTTCTTGGGAGCGTGGTACTAATGAGAATCATAATAGACTCATCCGGCGTTGGTTACCTAAGGGAAGCAAAAATGCGACTCAACAACAAGTCGCATTTATTGAAAACTGGATTAACAACTATCCAAAGAAACTATTCAATTATAAATCTCCTAAAGAGTTTTTACAGACTGGCTAA
- a CDS encoding HD domain-containing protein, whose amino-acid sequence MNEKVFRDPVHNYITVNHPVIYDLINSKEFQRLRRVKQVSTTVFTFHGAEHSRFSHCLGVYEIARRVTEIFDAKFPEIWDTNEDLLTMVAALLHDVGHGAYSHTFEKLFDTDHEAITQEIITSPDTEVNAILRQVSPDFPEKVASVINHTYHNKQVVQLISSQIDCDRMDYLLRDSYYSGANYGQFDLTRILRVIRPTKDSIVFEYNGMHAVEDYIVSRFQMYMQVYFHPASRAMEVLLQNLLKRAKYLYHIDSHFFEKTSPNLIPFLANQASLADYLSLDDGVMNTYFQAWISAEDDILADLASRFVNRKVFKSVTFEEESRKDLSHLVELVKSVGFDPDYYTGIHVNFDLPYDIYRPEKKEPRTEINMIQQDGSVVELSTISPIVKALTGTIYGDRRFYFPKEMLRDDDLFTQTKNEFMSYISNDHFVSPN is encoded by the coding sequence ATGAATGAAAAAGTATTTCGTGACCCTGTTCACAATTATATAACGGTCAATCATCCGGTCATTTACGACCTCATCAATAGTAAAGAATTTCAACGACTACGTCGTGTCAAACAAGTCTCGACAACTGTTTTTACCTTCCATGGTGCTGAGCATAGTCGTTTTTCACATTGTTTAGGTGTTTATGAAATCGCTAGACGAGTGACTGAGATTTTTGATGCCAAATTTCCTGAGATCTGGGACACTAATGAAGATCTTTTAACTATGGTAGCTGCGCTTTTGCACGACGTTGGACATGGCGCTTATTCACACACTTTTGAAAAGCTTTTTGACACAGACCATGAAGCCATTACTCAAGAAATCATTACTAGTCCTGATACCGAAGTGAATGCCATTTTACGTCAGGTATCGCCAGATTTTCCTGAAAAAGTGGCTAGTGTCATTAACCACACTTACCACAACAAACAAGTGGTGCAACTTATCTCTAGTCAAATTGACTGCGACCGAATGGATTACCTTTTACGTGACTCATACTACAGCGGAGCAAACTACGGTCAATTTGATTTGACACGCATCTTGCGTGTTATTCGTCCGACAAAAGACAGCATTGTCTTTGAATATAATGGCATGCATGCTGTTGAAGACTATATCGTCAGCCGTTTTCAAATGTACATGCAAGTCTATTTTCACCCCGCTAGCCGAGCTATGGAAGTCTTGCTGCAAAATCTCTTAAAACGTGCTAAATACCTTTATCACATAGACAGCCACTTCTTTGAAAAAACGTCACCAAATCTCATCCCTTTTTTAGCCAATCAAGCTAGTCTAGCTGATTATTTATCACTAGATGACGGTGTGATGAATACTTATTTTCAAGCTTGGATATCTGCTGAAGATGATATTTTAGCAGACTTAGCAAGCCGTTTTGTTAACCGAAAAGTTTTCAAATCAGTAACTTTCGAAGAAGAATCACGTAAAGACCTCAGTCATTTAGTTGAATTGGTAAAATCTGTTGGTTTTGATCCAGATTATTACACTGGAATTCATGTTAACTTTGACCTTCCTTACGATATTTACCGCCCCGAAAAGAAAGAACCTCGCACTGAAATTAACATGATTCAACAAGACGGCTCAGTCGTTGAGCTATCAACCATCTCACCGATTGTAAAAGCCTTGACAGGAACAATTTATGGCGATAGACGCTTCTACTTCCCAAAAGAAATGCTCAGAGATGATGACTTATTCACACAGACAAAAAATGAATTTATGAGCTATATCTCAAATGATCATTTTGTC